In Prunus dulcis chromosome 1, ALMONDv2, whole genome shotgun sequence, the following are encoded in one genomic region:
- the LOC117636497 gene encoding uncharacterized protein LOC117636497 isoform X2 yields MGSTTPSVGFLDTLRMERVRTILTHTYPYPHEHSRHAVIAVVVGCLFFISSDNINSLVEKLDNNIKWWSMYACLLGFFYFFSSPFIGKTIKPSYSNFSRWYIAWILVAAVYHLPSFQSMGVDMRMNLSLGFNVYVTSVLFLLFFHIIFLGLWYVGLVSRVAGKRPAILTILQNCAVLSVACCVFYSHCGNRAILRDRPLERKNSWFSFWKNDDRNTWLSKFLRMNELKDQVCSSWFAPVGSASDYPLLSKWVIYGELACNGSCAGSSDEISPLYSLWATFIGLYIANYVVERSTGWALTHPVEGYEKSKEKQMKPDFLDMVPWYSGTSADLFKTVFDLLVSVTVFVGRFDMRMMQAAMDKVHDGAQQKDVLYDNFVGKDDLWFDFMADTGDGGNSSYTVARLLAQPSININRDDSMLHLPRGDLLLIGGDLAYPNPSAFTYERRLFCPFEYALQPPSWSKQEHIAVDKPELPCGVSELKQYDGPQCFVIPGNHDWFDGLHTFMRYICHKSWLGGWFMPQKKSYFALQLPQRWWVFGFDLALHGDIDVYQFKFFTELVKNKVRDDDSVIIMTHEPNWLLDWYWNDVSGKNVAHLICDYLKGRCKLRVAGDLHHYMRHSFVKTEDPVHVQHLLVNGCGGAFLHPTHTFSNFKKFYGASYESKAAYPSFEDSSRIALGNILKFRKKNWQFDFIGGIIYFLLVFSMFPQCKLDHILRDDSFSGHIGSFFGTVWNAFVYMLGQSYVSVAGAVVLLIVAIIFVPSKVSRKKRLMIGVLHVSAHLAAALILMLLLELGVEMCIQHKLLGTSGYHTLYQWYRSVESEHFPDPTGLRARIEQWTFGLYPACIKYFMSAFDVPEVMAVTRNNICKNGMESLSRAGAIIYYASVFLYFWVFSTPVVSLVFGSYLYICINWLHIHFDEAFSSLRIANYKSFTRFHIGSNGDLEVYTLAVDKVPKEWKLDPEWDSEDRKPRQPQQMSHHRKFPSKWSAAAAQQDPLNTVKIVDHFVIRQTDKTVNGASDGSVIS; encoded by the exons ATGGGATCTACTACGCCGTCTGTTGGTTTTCTAGATACTTTAAGAATGGAGAGGGTTAGGACAATTCTAACCCATACGTATCCTTATCCGCACGAACATTCCCGTCATGCTGTAATTGCTGTTGTTGTGGGTTGCCTCTTTTTTATCTCGTCCGACAACATCAATAGTCTTGTAGAAAAGTTAGACAACAATATTAAATGGTGGTCTATGTATGCATGTTTGCTGGGtttcttctatttcttttcgTCCCCATTTATAGGGAAGACAATCAAACCAAGCTATTCAAATTTCAGTCGGTG GTATATAGCCTGGATTTTAGTGGCGGCTGTCTATCATCTTCCTAGTTTTCAATCAATGGGAGTTGATATGAGGATGAATCTGTCTTTGGGTTTTAATGTATATGTCACTTctgttctctttcttcttttcttccacatTATATTTCTTGGCCTTTGGTACGTTGGTCTTGTGTCACGTGTGGCTGGAAAGAGGCCAGCAATTTTGACCATTCTCCAAAATTGTGCT GTTCTTAGTGTGGCCTGCTGTGTGTTTTATAGTCATTGTGGCAACCGTGCTATTTTGAGAGATAGACCACTGGAACGAAAAAACTCTTGGTTTAGTTTCTGGAAGAATGATGATAGGAACACATGGCTTTCAAAATTCCTCCGAATGAATGAGTTGAAAGATCAGGTCTGCTCATCTTGGTTTGCTCCAGTTGGGTCTGCGAGTGATTATCCACTTTTGTCCAAGTGGGTCATTTATGGTGAG tTAGCATGCAATGGTTCATGTGCTGGTTCATCGGATGAAATCTCCCCATTATACTCATTATGGGCCACATTCATAGGCCTCTACATTGCTAATTATGTAGTGGAAAGGTCAACAGG GTGGGCTCTTACTCACCCAGTCGAAGGATATGAGAAGTCGAAGGAGAAGCAAATGAAGCCTGATTTTTTGGATATGGTTCCTTGGTATTCAGG AACATCAGCTGATTTATTCAAGACTGTCTTTGATCTCCTGGTATCAGTAACTGTCTTTGTTGGCCGCTTTGACATGCGTATGATGCAG GCAGCAATGGACAAGGTCCATGATGGAGCTCAACAAAAGGATGTTTTATATGATAATTTTGTTGGGAAGGATGATCTGTGGTTTGACTTTATGGCTGATACTGGCGATGGTGGAAACTCATCTTATACTGTGGCTCGGCTCCTTGCTCAACCTTCCATTAACATCAACCGAGATGATTCTATGCTGCACTTACCACGTGGCGACTTACTCCTGATTGGAGGGGATCTTGC GTATCCTAATCCATCAGCATTCACTTATGAAAGGCGTCTATTTTGCCCTTTTGAGTATGCTCTCCAGCCCCCTTCATGGTCTAAACAAGAGCATATAGCTGTAGATAAGCCTGAGCTACCTTGTGGTGTGTCTGAACTGAAGCAATATGATGGACCTCAGTGTTTTGTCATTCCCGGCAACCACG ATTGGTTTGATGGACTTCATACATTCATGAGGTATATATGCCATAAAAGCTGGTTGGGCGGGTGGTTTATGCCTCAAAAGAAGAGTTATTTCGCTCTGCAACTCCCACAAAGATGGTGGGTATTTGGTTTTGATCTCGCACTCCACGGTGATATTGATGTGTACCAATTCAAATTCTTTACAGAACTAGTAAAGAACAAG GTCAGAGATGATGACTCTGTAATTATCATGACACACGAACCAAACTGGCTTCTTGATTGGTACTGGAATGATGTTTCTGGAAAGAATGTTGCGCACCTGATATGCGATTATCTAAAAGGGAGATGTAAGCTTCGAGTGGCTGGAGATTTGCATCATTATATGCGTCATTCATTTGTTAAAACGGAGGACCCAGTTCATGTGCAACATTTACTTGTAAATGGTTGTGGTGGGGCTTTTCTACATCCCACCCACACCTTTAgtaattttaagaaattttatgGAGCTTCTTATGAGAGCAAAGCTGCTTATCCTTCATTTGAAGATTCAAGCAGG ATTGCTTTAGgaaatattttaaagtttcGAAAGAAGAACTggcaatttgattttattggtgGCATTATATACTTCCTATTGGTCTTTTCTATGTTTCCACAG tgTAAGCTTGATCATATCCTGCGAGATGATTCATTTTCTGGCCACATAGGGTCTTTCTTTGGAACAGTGTGGAATGCTTTTGTATACATGCTGGGGCAGTCTTATGTATCTGTAGCAGGTGCTGTGGTATTGCTAATTGTAGCAATTATATTTGTCCCCTCTAAAGTGTCTCGGAAGAAACGATTGATGATTGGAGTTCTTCATGTGTCTGCACACCTGGCTGCAGCACTGATTCTTATGTTACTGTTGGAACTGGGTGTTGAGATGTGTATCCAGCATAAACTACTGGGAACTTCAG gcTATCATACTTTATATCAGTGGTACCGATCGGTGGAGAGTGAGCACTTTCCAGATCCAACTGGCCTTCGAGCTCGAATAGAACAATGGACTTTTGGCCTTTATCCAGCATGCATCAAGTATTTCATGTCTGCATTTGATGTTCCAGAG GTTATGGCTGTCACCCGAAACAATATATGCAAGAATGGGATGGAATCACTATCTAGAGCGGGTGCCATAATCTATTATGCATCCGTCTTCCTTTATTTCTGGGTGTTCTCAACTCCTGTAGTTTCTTTAGTATTTGGAAGTTACTTATATATCTGCATTAACTGGCTTCACATACACTTTGATGAAGCCTTCTCCTCCCTCCGAATTGCTAATTACAAGTCATTCACCCGATTCCACATCGGAAGTAACGGTGATCTTGAAGTCTACACTCTTGCAGTTGATAAG GTCCCGAAAGAGTGGAAGCTAGACCCTGAATGGGATAGCGAGGATAGGAAGCCAAGACAGCCACAACAAATGAGCCACCATAGAAAGTTTCCTAGCAAGTGGAGTGCAGCTGCCGCTCAACAGGATCCATTAAATACCGTTAAAATTGTTGATCACTTTGTTATTCGACAAACAGATAAAACTGTTAATGGAGCAAGCGATGGATCAGTAATTAGCTGA
- the LOC117636497 gene encoding uncharacterized protein LOC117636497 isoform X1: MGSTTPSVGFLDTLRMERVRTILTHTYPYPHEHSRHAVIAVVVGCLFFISSDNINSLVEKLDNNIKWWSMYACLLGFFYFFSSPFIGKTIKPSYSNFSRWYIAWILVAAVYHLPSFQSMGVDMRMNLSLGFNVYVTSVLFLLFFHIIFLGLWYVGLVSRVAGKRPAILTILQNCAVLSVACCVFYSHCGNRAILRDRPLERKNSWFSFWKNDDRNTWLSKFLRMNELKDQVCSSWFAPVGSASDYPLLSKWVIYGEVQLACNGSCAGSSDEISPLYSLWATFIGLYIANYVVERSTGWALTHPVEGYEKSKEKQMKPDFLDMVPWYSGTSADLFKTVFDLLVSVTVFVGRFDMRMMQAAMDKVHDGAQQKDVLYDNFVGKDDLWFDFMADTGDGGNSSYTVARLLAQPSININRDDSMLHLPRGDLLLIGGDLAYPNPSAFTYERRLFCPFEYALQPPSWSKQEHIAVDKPELPCGVSELKQYDGPQCFVIPGNHDWFDGLHTFMRYICHKSWLGGWFMPQKKSYFALQLPQRWWVFGFDLALHGDIDVYQFKFFTELVKNKVRDDDSVIIMTHEPNWLLDWYWNDVSGKNVAHLICDYLKGRCKLRVAGDLHHYMRHSFVKTEDPVHVQHLLVNGCGGAFLHPTHTFSNFKKFYGASYESKAAYPSFEDSSRIALGNILKFRKKNWQFDFIGGIIYFLLVFSMFPQCKLDHILRDDSFSGHIGSFFGTVWNAFVYMLGQSYVSVAGAVVLLIVAIIFVPSKVSRKKRLMIGVLHVSAHLAAALILMLLLELGVEMCIQHKLLGTSGYHTLYQWYRSVESEHFPDPTGLRARIEQWTFGLYPACIKYFMSAFDVPEVMAVTRNNICKNGMESLSRAGAIIYYASVFLYFWVFSTPVVSLVFGSYLYICINWLHIHFDEAFSSLRIANYKSFTRFHIGSNGDLEVYTLAVDKVPKEWKLDPEWDSEDRKPRQPQQMSHHRKFPSKWSAAAAQQDPLNTVKIVDHFVIRQTDKTVNGASDGSVIS, from the exons ATGGGATCTACTACGCCGTCTGTTGGTTTTCTAGATACTTTAAGAATGGAGAGGGTTAGGACAATTCTAACCCATACGTATCCTTATCCGCACGAACATTCCCGTCATGCTGTAATTGCTGTTGTTGTGGGTTGCCTCTTTTTTATCTCGTCCGACAACATCAATAGTCTTGTAGAAAAGTTAGACAACAATATTAAATGGTGGTCTATGTATGCATGTTTGCTGGGtttcttctatttcttttcgTCCCCATTTATAGGGAAGACAATCAAACCAAGCTATTCAAATTTCAGTCGGTG GTATATAGCCTGGATTTTAGTGGCGGCTGTCTATCATCTTCCTAGTTTTCAATCAATGGGAGTTGATATGAGGATGAATCTGTCTTTGGGTTTTAATGTATATGTCACTTctgttctctttcttcttttcttccacatTATATTTCTTGGCCTTTGGTACGTTGGTCTTGTGTCACGTGTGGCTGGAAAGAGGCCAGCAATTTTGACCATTCTCCAAAATTGTGCT GTTCTTAGTGTGGCCTGCTGTGTGTTTTATAGTCATTGTGGCAACCGTGCTATTTTGAGAGATAGACCACTGGAACGAAAAAACTCTTGGTTTAGTTTCTGGAAGAATGATGATAGGAACACATGGCTTTCAAAATTCCTCCGAATGAATGAGTTGAAAGATCAGGTCTGCTCATCTTGGTTTGCTCCAGTTGGGTCTGCGAGTGATTATCCACTTTTGTCCAAGTGGGTCATTTATGGTGAGGTACAG tTAGCATGCAATGGTTCATGTGCTGGTTCATCGGATGAAATCTCCCCATTATACTCATTATGGGCCACATTCATAGGCCTCTACATTGCTAATTATGTAGTGGAAAGGTCAACAGG GTGGGCTCTTACTCACCCAGTCGAAGGATATGAGAAGTCGAAGGAGAAGCAAATGAAGCCTGATTTTTTGGATATGGTTCCTTGGTATTCAGG AACATCAGCTGATTTATTCAAGACTGTCTTTGATCTCCTGGTATCAGTAACTGTCTTTGTTGGCCGCTTTGACATGCGTATGATGCAG GCAGCAATGGACAAGGTCCATGATGGAGCTCAACAAAAGGATGTTTTATATGATAATTTTGTTGGGAAGGATGATCTGTGGTTTGACTTTATGGCTGATACTGGCGATGGTGGAAACTCATCTTATACTGTGGCTCGGCTCCTTGCTCAACCTTCCATTAACATCAACCGAGATGATTCTATGCTGCACTTACCACGTGGCGACTTACTCCTGATTGGAGGGGATCTTGC GTATCCTAATCCATCAGCATTCACTTATGAAAGGCGTCTATTTTGCCCTTTTGAGTATGCTCTCCAGCCCCCTTCATGGTCTAAACAAGAGCATATAGCTGTAGATAAGCCTGAGCTACCTTGTGGTGTGTCTGAACTGAAGCAATATGATGGACCTCAGTGTTTTGTCATTCCCGGCAACCACG ATTGGTTTGATGGACTTCATACATTCATGAGGTATATATGCCATAAAAGCTGGTTGGGCGGGTGGTTTATGCCTCAAAAGAAGAGTTATTTCGCTCTGCAACTCCCACAAAGATGGTGGGTATTTGGTTTTGATCTCGCACTCCACGGTGATATTGATGTGTACCAATTCAAATTCTTTACAGAACTAGTAAAGAACAAG GTCAGAGATGATGACTCTGTAATTATCATGACACACGAACCAAACTGGCTTCTTGATTGGTACTGGAATGATGTTTCTGGAAAGAATGTTGCGCACCTGATATGCGATTATCTAAAAGGGAGATGTAAGCTTCGAGTGGCTGGAGATTTGCATCATTATATGCGTCATTCATTTGTTAAAACGGAGGACCCAGTTCATGTGCAACATTTACTTGTAAATGGTTGTGGTGGGGCTTTTCTACATCCCACCCACACCTTTAgtaattttaagaaattttatgGAGCTTCTTATGAGAGCAAAGCTGCTTATCCTTCATTTGAAGATTCAAGCAGG ATTGCTTTAGgaaatattttaaagtttcGAAAGAAGAACTggcaatttgattttattggtgGCATTATATACTTCCTATTGGTCTTTTCTATGTTTCCACAG tgTAAGCTTGATCATATCCTGCGAGATGATTCATTTTCTGGCCACATAGGGTCTTTCTTTGGAACAGTGTGGAATGCTTTTGTATACATGCTGGGGCAGTCTTATGTATCTGTAGCAGGTGCTGTGGTATTGCTAATTGTAGCAATTATATTTGTCCCCTCTAAAGTGTCTCGGAAGAAACGATTGATGATTGGAGTTCTTCATGTGTCTGCACACCTGGCTGCAGCACTGATTCTTATGTTACTGTTGGAACTGGGTGTTGAGATGTGTATCCAGCATAAACTACTGGGAACTTCAG gcTATCATACTTTATATCAGTGGTACCGATCGGTGGAGAGTGAGCACTTTCCAGATCCAACTGGCCTTCGAGCTCGAATAGAACAATGGACTTTTGGCCTTTATCCAGCATGCATCAAGTATTTCATGTCTGCATTTGATGTTCCAGAG GTTATGGCTGTCACCCGAAACAATATATGCAAGAATGGGATGGAATCACTATCTAGAGCGGGTGCCATAATCTATTATGCATCCGTCTTCCTTTATTTCTGGGTGTTCTCAACTCCTGTAGTTTCTTTAGTATTTGGAAGTTACTTATATATCTGCATTAACTGGCTTCACATACACTTTGATGAAGCCTTCTCCTCCCTCCGAATTGCTAATTACAAGTCATTCACCCGATTCCACATCGGAAGTAACGGTGATCTTGAAGTCTACACTCTTGCAGTTGATAAG GTCCCGAAAGAGTGGAAGCTAGACCCTGAATGGGATAGCGAGGATAGGAAGCCAAGACAGCCACAACAAATGAGCCACCATAGAAAGTTTCCTAGCAAGTGGAGTGCAGCTGCCGCTCAACAGGATCCATTAAATACCGTTAAAATTGTTGATCACTTTGTTATTCGACAAACAGATAAAACTGTTAATGGAGCAAGCGATGGATCAGTAATTAGCTGA